A stretch of Paenibacillus mucilaginosus 3016 DNA encodes these proteins:
- a CDS encoding phosphatidate cytidylyltransferase translates to MKQRIVTGIAAGLGFLLLLYLGGSWYTGLILILALIGYDEFLRMNGLKQGRALPFIGYLGVFALIVPWGHTGISLTQLVWMAMFVFMAATVISKNRITIDHVAMAFVGMVYVGIGFHYMVQTRNGPEDGLFWTLLVFLCIWSTDSGAYFIGSQVGKTPLWPTISPKKSVEGALGGVVVSIIVAMIFAWLRPELLSFPKAAWIGLLIAVVGQLGDLIQSAYKRVKGIKDTGSLLPGHGGVLDRTDSWLIVFPFLQILSLIPHI, encoded by the coding sequence TTGAAGCAGCGGATAGTCACTGGAATAGCGGCGGGACTCGGGTTTCTGCTGCTCCTGTATCTGGGCGGTTCCTGGTATACGGGACTGATTCTGATTCTCGCCCTGATCGGGTATGACGAGTTTTTACGAATGAACGGCCTCAAACAGGGCAGGGCGCTCCCTTTCATCGGCTATCTCGGCGTGTTCGCCCTGATTGTCCCTTGGGGTCATACGGGAATATCGCTGACCCAGCTGGTCTGGATGGCCATGTTCGTGTTTATGGCGGCCACGGTGATCTCCAAGAACCGGATCACGATCGATCACGTGGCGATGGCTTTCGTCGGCATGGTATATGTCGGAATCGGCTTTCATTATATGGTGCAGACGCGCAACGGTCCGGAGGACGGTCTGTTCTGGACGCTGCTTGTCTTCTTGTGCATCTGGTCTACGGATTCCGGTGCCTACTTCATCGGCTCGCAGGTGGGCAAAACCCCGTTGTGGCCGACAATCTCACCGAAGAAGTCGGTGGAAGGGGCGCTCGGCGGTGTTGTCGTCTCCATCATCGTGGCGATGATCTTCGCTTGGCTCCGTCCGGAGCTCCTCTCCTTCCCTAAGGCGGCCTGGATCGGGCTGCTGATTGCGGTGGTCGGGCAGCTTGGAGATTTGATCCAATCGGCCTACAAGCGGGTGAAGGGGATCAAGGATACCGGCAGCCTGCTGCCGGGGCATGGCGGCGTTCTCGACCGGACCGACTCCTGGCTTATCGTATTTCCGTTCCTGCAGATTCTATCCCTTATTCCGCACATCTAG
- the proS gene encoding proline--tRNA ligase: MAKEKQDKQFVKEITPQGEDFSRWYIDVIKKADLMSYSPVRGCIVFKPDGYEIWENIQKELDRRFKETGHRNAYFPMFIPESFFQKEKEHVEGFNPELPWVTEAGGEKLEERLAIRPTSETMIGHMYSEWINSYRDLPVLINQWANVVRWEKRTQPFLRTSEFLWQEGHTAHEDEADARKETMQMLEIYRDFAENYLAIPVIMGQKTPSEKFAGAVDTYSIEAMMKDGKAVQAGTSHYLGTNFAVAFDIKYLDRENTHQFCHTTSWGVSTRLIGALIMVHGDDRGLALPPKIAPTQVVMIPIGPPKTREAVVGRVDELYSQLKAAGVRAKVDDNPDQSPGWKFNEYEMRGVPIRVELGPRDMENGQVVLVSRITGEKRIVQQDQFVEEVQKLLTETHQEMYDRAKRFRDENMTEADTVDELKTFLDGKRGFALSGWCGSAACEAQVKEETGATSRNIPFEAPAKPKCLVCGEPSKHTVVFGRAY, encoded by the coding sequence ATGGCTAAGGAAAAGCAGGACAAACAATTCGTGAAGGAGATCACGCCGCAGGGCGAAGATTTCTCACGCTGGTATATTGATGTAATCAAAAAAGCGGACCTCATGAGCTACTCGCCGGTCCGCGGCTGTATCGTATTCAAGCCGGACGGCTACGAGATCTGGGAGAACATCCAGAAGGAGCTTGACCGCCGGTTCAAGGAGACGGGACACCGCAACGCGTACTTCCCGATGTTCATTCCGGAGAGCTTCTTCCAGAAGGAGAAGGAGCACGTCGAAGGCTTCAACCCCGAGCTGCCATGGGTGACCGAGGCAGGCGGCGAGAAGCTCGAAGAGCGTCTGGCGATCCGCCCGACGTCCGAGACGATGATCGGGCATATGTATTCCGAGTGGATCAATTCGTACCGCGACCTGCCGGTGCTCATCAACCAGTGGGCGAACGTCGTCCGCTGGGAGAAACGCACGCAGCCGTTCCTGCGGACAAGTGAGTTCCTGTGGCAGGAAGGCCACACGGCGCACGAGGACGAAGCGGATGCCCGCAAGGAAACGATGCAGATGCTCGAGATCTACCGTGACTTTGCCGAGAACTATCTCGCCATTCCGGTGATCATGGGCCAGAAGACGCCTTCGGAGAAGTTCGCGGGTGCCGTGGACACGTACTCCATCGAAGCGATGATGAAGGACGGCAAAGCCGTACAGGCCGGTACCTCCCACTACCTGGGCACGAATTTTGCCGTAGCCTTCGATATCAAGTATCTGGACCGCGAGAACACGCACCAGTTCTGCCACACGACCTCCTGGGGCGTCAGTACCCGCCTGATCGGCGCGCTGATCATGGTCCACGGGGATGACCGCGGGCTGGCACTGCCTCCGAAGATCGCTCCGACACAGGTCGTCATGATCCCGATCGGACCTCCGAAGACCCGCGAAGCGGTCGTCGGCCGGGTGGACGAGCTGTACAGCCAGCTGAAGGCCGCCGGCGTACGCGCCAAAGTGGACGACAACCCGGACCAAAGCCCGGGCTGGAAGTTCAACGAGTACGAAATGCGCGGCGTGCCGATCCGCGTCGAGCTTGGTCCGCGTGACATGGAGAACGGACAGGTGGTTCTCGTCTCCCGGATCACGGGCGAGAAGCGGATCGTCCAGCAGGACCAATTCGTGGAAGAGGTCCAAAAGCTGTTGACGGAAACCCATCAGGAAATGTATGATCGAGCCAAGCGGTTCCGCGACGAGAACATGACCGAAGCGGACACGGTAGATGAGCTGAAGACCTTCCTTGACGGCAAGCGCGGCTTTGCCCTCTCGGGCTGGTGCGGCTCCGCCGCCTGCGAAGCCCAGGTCAAGGAAGAGACCGGCGCAACGAGCCGGAACATTCCGTTCGAAGCTCCGGCGAAGCCGAAGTGCCTCGTGTGCGGCGAACCTTCCAAGCATACCGTTGTCTTCGGACGCGCTTATTAA
- the rseP gene encoding RIP metalloprotease RseP has translation MATLQNVFQIVLLFFVLVTIHEWGHFYFAQRAGILVREFAIGFGPKLISFKRKETRYTLRLLPIGGFVRMAGEDPEIVQINPGQRIAVKLSGSQVTHIYVSDLEHRTGAVEGVVEEIDLERKLFVRLDVDGAVERYAIHPQAMLVNKETETQIAPWDRQFGSKTVGQRALSIFAGPLMNFILAFVLFVSVVFMIGVPTGRVMIQDAVAGSAAEKAGLQSGDIVISVNGEDLGSNRDRIRELVQNSANKPMDWVIERGGVQVTKQVTPVLDKDGVFRVGVTNTLETRPTRFVEGIVEGGKNLISASTLILDGFGKLATLQVKMDDLGGPVRIVEFTSEQASAGIPQYVSWTAIMSLYLGLFNLLPIPALDGSRLVFLGLEALRGKPIDPSRESMVHFVGFAMLMLLMIAVTYNDILRLING, from the coding sequence TTGGCTACGCTGCAGAACGTTTTCCAAATTGTGCTCTTGTTTTTTGTTCTCGTGACGATTCATGAATGGGGACATTTTTATTTCGCCCAGCGGGCGGGCATTCTGGTCCGCGAATTCGCGATCGGCTTCGGCCCCAAGCTGATCTCCTTCAAGCGGAAGGAGACTCGTTATACGCTTCGTCTGCTCCCGATCGGCGGCTTCGTCCGTATGGCCGGGGAAGATCCGGAGATCGTGCAGATCAATCCGGGGCAGCGCATCGCGGTCAAACTAAGCGGCAGCCAGGTGACCCACATTTATGTCAGTGACCTGGAACACCGTACGGGCGCCGTGGAAGGCGTAGTGGAAGAGATCGACCTGGAACGGAAGCTCTTCGTGCGGCTCGATGTGGACGGTGCGGTGGAGCGGTACGCGATCCACCCGCAGGCCATGCTCGTGAACAAAGAGACCGAGACGCAGATTGCGCCATGGGACCGCCAGTTCGGCAGCAAGACCGTAGGCCAGCGGGCACTGTCCATCTTTGCTGGGCCGCTCATGAACTTCATTCTTGCTTTCGTGCTCTTCGTCTCGGTCGTCTTCATGATCGGTGTGCCGACCGGCCGCGTAATGATTCAGGATGCCGTTGCGGGGTCCGCCGCAGAGAAAGCGGGCCTGCAGTCCGGTGATATCGTCATCTCCGTTAATGGAGAGGATCTCGGTTCGAACCGAGACCGCATCCGGGAGCTCGTGCAGAATTCGGCGAACAAGCCGATGGACTGGGTGATCGAGCGCGGCGGGGTGCAGGTGACCAAGCAGGTGACCCCGGTACTGGACAAAGACGGCGTATTCCGCGTTGGTGTAACGAATACGCTTGAGACGCGTCCGACCCGCTTTGTGGAAGGGATTGTGGAGGGAGGCAAAAACCTGATCTCCGCATCTACCCTTATTCTGGACGGGTTCGGCAAGCTGGCCACGCTGCAGGTGAAAATGGACGACCTCGGCGGACCCGTGCGGATTGTCGAGTTTACGAGCGAGCAGGCCAGCGCCGGCATCCCGCAGTACGTCTCTTGGACGGCCATCATGAGCCTTTATCTCGGTCTGTTCAATTTGCTGCCGATTCCGGCGCTCGACGGAAGCCGCCTGGTCTTCCTGGGTCTGGAGGCGCTGCGCGGCAAGCCGATTGATCCGAGCCGCGAGAGCATGGTGCACTTTGTCGGCTTCGCGATGCTGATGCTGCTGATGATAGCCGTAACGTATAACGATATTTTGCGGCTGATTAATGGATAA
- a CDS encoding 1-deoxy-D-xylulose-5-phosphate reductoisomerase, which produces MKKISILGSTGSIGTQTLDVVSHYPELYSVEGLAGGHNLPLLQQQIERFRPRKVSVATPELAQELARQVPAGVQVYSGPEGLTEIAAGTDAELVVTAVVGSQGLHPTLAAIEAGKHIGLANKETLVSGGHLVTEAARRKGVSLLPIDSEHSAIFQCLNGESMEDIHKITLTASGGSFRDRTREQLVGVTVQDALNHPNWSMGAKVTIDSATMVNKGLEVMEAHWLFGLSYDRIDVLIHPESIIHSFVEFEDYSIIAQLGMPDMRVPIQYALTYPRRMKTPSERLRLSEIGRLNFRAMDFDRFPCLRMAYDSGRAGGSMPTVFNAANEVAVERFLQGEIAFLDIERIIEEAMSRHDTIPDPDLDTITEIDQWPERRLAERPDGRLGFEGRHFLAAVNIYVRRQTCMGQGKRQEAGGLEVLPGCG; this is translated from the coding sequence TTGAAGAAGATCAGTATTCTGGGCTCGACCGGATCGATCGGCACCCAGACGCTTGATGTAGTATCGCATTACCCGGAGCTGTATTCGGTGGAAGGGTTGGCGGGCGGCCACAATCTGCCCCTGCTGCAGCAGCAGATCGAACGCTTCCGGCCTCGGAAGGTGTCGGTAGCCACCCCGGAGCTGGCGCAGGAGCTTGCACGACAGGTGCCGGCAGGCGTGCAGGTGTATTCCGGACCGGAAGGGCTGACCGAGATTGCGGCCGGCACCGACGCGGAGCTGGTGGTTACCGCCGTAGTCGGAAGCCAGGGGCTTCACCCGACGCTCGCGGCGATCGAGGCCGGCAAGCACATCGGTCTTGCCAATAAGGAGACGCTGGTGAGCGGCGGGCATCTGGTGACGGAGGCGGCACGGCGCAAGGGTGTCAGCCTGCTGCCGATCGACAGCGAGCATTCGGCGATTTTCCAGTGCCTGAACGGGGAATCGATGGAAGACATACATAAAATCACCCTGACGGCATCGGGCGGCTCGTTCCGTGACCGCACTCGCGAACAGCTCGTCGGTGTCACGGTGCAGGATGCGCTGAACCATCCGAACTGGTCGATGGGCGCGAAGGTGACGATCGACTCGGCCACCATGGTGAACAAGGGGCTTGAGGTCATGGAAGCGCACTGGCTGTTCGGGCTCTCATATGACCGGATTGACGTGCTGATCCATCCGGAGAGCATCATCCACTCCTTCGTGGAATTCGAGGATTACAGCATCATCGCCCAGCTGGGCATGCCGGATATGCGGGTGCCGATCCAGTACGCGCTGACGTATCCCCGGAGGATGAAGACGCCTTCGGAGAGGCTGCGCCTGTCCGAGATCGGGCGGCTGAACTTCCGGGCGATGGACTTTGACCGGTTCCCCTGCCTGCGGATGGCTTATGACAGCGGACGTGCGGGGGGCTCGATGCCTACCGTCTTTAACGCGGCCAACGAGGTTGCGGTGGAACGCTTCCTGCAGGGGGAAATTGCATTCCTTGATATCGAACGGATTATCGAGGAGGCCATGAGCCGGCACGACACCATCCCGGATCCGGATCTGGATACCATCACGGAGATCGACCAGTGGCCAGAGAGACGGCTCGCGGAGCGGCCAGACGGTAGGCTGGGCTTTGAGGGAAGACATTTTTTGGCTGCGGTGAACATATATGTTCGTAGGCAGACATGCATGGGGCAGGGGAAGCGGCAGGAGGCAGGGGGCCTGGAGGTCTTGCCCGGCTGCGGGTAG